In the Blastocatellia bacterium genome, one interval contains:
- a CDS encoding PAS domain S-box protein: MINTNKNTSSDNLLSYKIDTAITVLAGLLFLFAFLILFSWHTQSFSLAQVFPSFVPMQYNTALVFIISSITLFALIHGWTKIAIINITVGLIITLLTLLQDILGINFGIDQLFMEAYITVKTPNPGRMSPITSVCFILSNIALGILLRNKLTKTRYANSIAVILSSSILSISIVVILGYLIELPTYEIAGFTAMAIHTSIYFFLLSSSLLILVLYNIKLSSNNLSYASSLISISFTGWIVLFLWQALVTQEYSHMKDLIRNRGESIKILLTAQMQERLEALTMMAKRREVFPDMPKEHWEKDAELYVKYYKGFQAIEWVDTSLYIQDIVPANQSVQNLDLKQDKNHWLTIEKAKNEYQTIFAPTVANTDKDLYVYLPIYSKNTFNGFIVGIFDINSLFNHLLRNLKKKDFAINIFESDKILYTSKDTSETYKEHLKTKATVKYNGINWNIELIPSISFINKCQSLLPRVTLIIGLFLACLLTLITYLMEISKQQSRLTNRVNEKLLIEIEHRQQLEKAKDRANKTLLTLIESSPVAIIGFDLEGKIIIWNPEAEKIFGWTQEETLNQTKETFFAWTKLDKFQKIYEVLISSNKESLEIEEQCFNKSGNNIELSISAAQILDKDKITGVISTITDITEQKKLAATKTRLIDILEATTDFVGIASGNGQVSYVNKAGRNFLGIPQIENDEAFHIKDVHPEETISFILTDALPVALEKGFWLGETKVKNRLGGIFEVSQLILAHKSESGEIEYFATIMRDISERIKIEQALKEAKEMAEAAVVAKTEFLANMSHEIRTPMNAIIGLTNLLLETKLTDEQRDFLETIHNSGDTLLTIINDILDFSKIESGKLSLELQPFDLQTCVEQSVDLLVNKATKKGLKLEYLIDDLVPKIIISDATRVRQILVNLIGNAIKFTDKGLVSVKVEVKEKESDLCTLYFSVKDTGIGISKEQQKALFRSFNQADNSITRKYGGTGLGLAISKQLTELLGGTIWVESELEHGANFQFTISAKYNVQEQTPIELTVNQPIKTNLELSQSTKNSLRILLAEDNTINQKVALQMLKRLGYKANVVANGLEVLDALMHQKYDVILMDVQMPEMDGLEATKLICQNLSKNERPRIIAMTANAIRGDKEKCLSVGMDDYISKPVDIKELQIALEKCPTIVSLSTSLKETNELDNSLDPKALDKLLELDDPENPSFIDELILRFLAETPEKFADMSEAIKIGDEKKLKIIAHTLKSISGSFGARKMMKLCAELELGNGSATNNLASQNTKILDILRNEFEIVKEALVLVSNIEHIKIKQQEKIN; encoded by the coding sequence ATGATAAATACTAACAAAAATACTTCTAGTGATAATTTATTAAGTTATAAGATTGATACAGCTATAACTGTTTTAGCTGGATTATTATTTTTGTTTGCTTTTTTAATATTGTTTAGCTGGCATACACAAAGCTTTAGTCTAGCACAGGTTTTTCCTAGTTTTGTTCCAATGCAATATAACACAGCACTAGTTTTTATTATTAGTAGTATTACTTTATTTGCTTTAATACATGGTTGGACAAAAATTGCTATAATTAATATTACTGTAGGTTTAATTATTACTTTATTGACTTTATTGCAAGATATTTTGGGCATTAACTTTGGAATAGATCAGTTATTTATGGAAGCTTATATAACTGTCAAAACTCCTAATCCTGGCCGCATGTCTCCAATTACTTCAGTTTGTTTTATTTTAAGTAATATAGCACTGGGAATTTTATTAAGAAATAAGCTTACAAAAACTAGATATGCTAATAGTATAGCAGTAATACTAAGTAGTAGTATACTATCTATTAGTATAGTAGTAATTTTAGGATATTTAATAGAGCTACCAACTTATGAAATAGCTGGGTTTACAGCAATGGCTATTCATACATCTATTTATTTTTTTCTTCTTTCTAGCAGCTTACTTATATTAGTTTTATATAATATAAAGCTTTCAAGTAATAATTTATCTTATGCAAGTTCTCTTATTTCTATTAGTTTTACTGGTTGGATAGTTTTATTTCTTTGGCAAGCTTTGGTGACACAAGAATATTCTCATATGAAAGATCTAATAAGAAATAGGGGTGAGAGCATAAAAATTTTACTTACGGCTCAAATGCAAGAACGTCTTGAAGCTTTAACTATGATGGCAAAGCGACGTGAAGTTTTTCCAGATATGCCAAAGGAACATTGGGAAAAAGATGCAGAGCTTTATGTTAAATATTATAAAGGGTTTCAAGCCATTGAATGGGTCGACACATCGCTTTATATACAAGATATTGTGCCAGCAAACCAATCAGTACAAAACCTTGACTTAAAACAAGATAAAAATCATTGGTTAACTATAGAAAAAGCTAAAAATGAATATCAAACAATTTTTGCTCCTACAGTTGCTAATACTGATAAAGACTTATATGTTTATCTACCTATATATTCAAAAAATACTTTTAATGGTTTTATAGTAGGTATATTTGATATAAATAGTTTATTTAACCACCTATTGAGGAACTTAAAGAAAAAAGACTTTGCTATAAATATTTTTGAGTCCGATAAAATTCTTTATACTAGTAAAGATACTAGTGAGACATATAAAGAGCATTTAAAAACTAAAGCAACCGTAAAATATAATGGGATTAATTGGAATATTGAGCTTATTCCATCTATTAGTTTTATTAATAAATGTCAATCCCTACTACCTAGAGTAACTTTAATTATAGGACTTTTTCTAGCTTGTTTATTAACTCTAATTACTTACTTAATGGAAATTTCAAAGCAACAGTCTAGACTGACAAATAGAGTTAATGAAAAACTTCTTATAGAAATAGAACATAGGCAACAACTTGAAAAAGCAAAAGATAGAGCAAATAAGACATTACTAACACTTATTGAATCTTCACCTGTTGCAATTATTGGTTTTGATTTAGAAGGAAAAATCATAATTTGGAACCCTGAAGCAGAAAAAATATTTGGTTGGACACAAGAGGAAACTCTAAACCAAACAAAAGAGACTTTTTTTGCTTGGACTAAGTTAGATAAATTTCAAAAAATTTATGAGGTTTTAATTAGCAGTAACAAGGAAAGTTTAGAAATAGAAGAACAATGTTTTAACAAGTCTGGTAATAACATAGAGTTATCTATTTCTGCTGCTCAAATACTTGATAAAGATAAAATTACAGGTGTTATTTCTACTATAACAGACATTACAGAGCAGAAAAAACTAGCTGCAACCAAGACCAGATTAATAGATATTTTGGAAGCCACTACGGATTTTGTTGGAATTGCTTCTGGTAATGGTCAAGTTAGTTATGTAAATAAAGCAGGCCGTAATTTTTTAGGTATTCCTCAAATAGAAAATGATGAGGCTTTTCATATTAAGGATGTTCACCCTGAAGAAACTATAAGTTTTATTCTTACAGATGCTTTACCAGTAGCATTAGAAAAAGGTTTTTGGTTAGGAGAGACAAAAGTAAAAAATCGTCTTGGTGGAATATTTGAAGTTTCACAACTTATTCTAGCTCATAAATCTGAAAGTGGGGAAATAGAGTATTTTGCTACTATTATGCGAGATATTAGTGAGCGTATAAAGATTGAACAAGCCTTAAAAGAAGCTAAAGAAATGGCTGAAGCAGCCGTGGTAGCAAAAACAGAGTTTTTAGCAAATATGAGCCATGAAATTCGCACTCCTATGAATGCTATTATTGGTCTAACAAATTTATTATTAGAAACTAAACTAACAGATGAACAAAGGGACTTTTTAGAAACTATTCATAATAGTGGAGATACACTTTTAACTATTATTAATGATATTTTAGATTTTTCTAAGATTGAATCTGGTAAATTAAGTTTAGAGCTACAACCTTTTGATTTGCAAACATGTGTTGAACAGTCTGTAGATTTGTTGGTTAATAAAGCAACTAAAAAAGGCTTAAAACTAGAATACTTAATTGATGATTTAGTACCAAAAATAATAATTAGTGATGCTACTAGAGTTAGACAGATTTTAGTTAATTTAATTGGTAATGCAATAAAATTTACAGACAAAGGTTTAGTGTCAGTTAAAGTAGAGGTTAAAGAAAAAGAATCCGATCTTTGCACATTATATTTTTCTGTAAAAGACACTGGTATAGGTATTTCTAAAGAACAGCAAAAAGCCTTGTTTCGCTCTTTTAACCAGGCAGATAACTCAATCACTCGCAAGTATGGTGGCACAGGCTTAGGATTAGCTATCAGCAAGCAATTAACAGAACTTTTGGGTGGAACAATTTGGGTAGAAAGTGAACTTGAGCATGGAGCAAACTTTCAATTTACTATTTCTGCTAAATATAATGTCCAAGAGCAGACTCCTATTGAATTAACAGTTAATCAACCTATAAAAACAAACTTAGAGCTTTCTCAATCTACAAAAAACTCTTTACGAATATTACTTGCAGAAGACAATACAATAAATCAAAAAGTTGCTCTACAAATGCTTAAACGCTTAGGTTATAAAGCTAATGTAGTAGCTAATGGTTTAGAGGTTTTAGATGCGTTAATGCACCAAAAATATGATGTAATTTTGATGGATGTTCAAATGCCTGAGATGGATGGACTTGAAGCTACAAAACTAATTTGTCAAAACCTCTCAAAAAATGAGCGTCCTAGAATTATTGCAATGACAGCTAATGCTATTAGGGGAGATAAAGAAAAATGCTTGTCTGTTGGCATGGATGACTATATTTCAAAACCTGTTGACATAAAAGAATTGCAAATTGCACTAGAGAAATGCCCTACTATTGTTTCTTTAAGCACAAGCCTTAAAGAAACAAATGAGCTAGATAATTCATTAGATCCAAAGGCATTAGATAAGCTTTTAGAGTTAGACGACCCAGAAAATCCTAGTTTTATTGATGAGTTAATTTTAAGGTTTTTAGCCGAAACTCCAGAAAAATTTGCTGATATGTCAGAAGCAATTAAAATAGGCGATGAAAAAAAATTAAAAATAATTGCTCATACTCTTAAGTCTATTAGCGGCAGTTTTGGAGCAAGAAAAATGATGAAACTGTGTGCTGAATTAGAACTAGGTAATGGGAGTGCAACTAATAATCTTGCTAGTCAAAATACTAAAATTCTAGATATCTTAAGAAATGAGTTTGAAATTGTTAAAGAAGCTCTAGTGCTAGTAAGTAATATAGAACATATAAAAATTAAACAACAAGAAAAGATAAATTAA
- a CDS encoding VOC family protein codes for MEEQGLSKLSPTNQLDSIHHVAIPVLDINISVKWYKENFNCQIIYQDETWAFIEFANIKLALVTPNQHPPHIAFVSQTAEKFGTLVEHRDKSRSTYIKDPSGNTVEVMAEG; via the coding sequence ATGGAAGAACAAGGATTAAGTAAACTTTCTCCTACAAATCAATTAGATAGTATTCATCATGTAGCAATTCCTGTTCTGGATATAAACATTTCCGTAAAATGGTATAAAGAGAATTTCAATTGTCAAATAATTTATCAAGACGAAACTTGGGCATTTATTGAGTTTGCTAATATAAAATTAGCCTTGGTTACTCCTAATCAACATCCTCCACACATAGCTTTTGTAAGTCAGACAGCAGAAAAATTTGGAACACTTGTAGAACACAGAGATAAAAGTCGCTCAACTTACATTAAAGATCCTTCTGGCAATACAGTAGAAGTAATGGCTGAAGGATAA
- a CDS encoding M28 family peptidase, whose protein sequence is MTKIICYCLSLLLCVCLFVNVSLAQNKPLPSKPTIENPSAAASLSTTFDPPKAFNHIRSQVNFGPHWAGSPAIKEVRNYLTQELASYGLTVHQDAFMAQTPNPKFPTVEMVNLIAEIPGKKKDIVILASHYDTKWFPEEDFLGANDGGSSTGVLLELARVLAKSNPEYTLWLVFFDGEEAMNIEWQGTDHTYGSTHLLNKLRIEKKLSNIRAMVLLDMIGDKELNICRDESSTGWLKNIIYSTAEELGYQKSFPNETCDIEDDHTPFLRAGVAAVDIIDFDYGPDNDFWHTKEDSLDKISLESLKTVGDTVLNSLPKIFNYLNKTTK, encoded by the coding sequence ATGACAAAAATAATTTGTTACTGTCTAAGTCTTTTATTGTGTGTTTGCTTATTTGTTAATGTTAGTTTGGCACAAAATAAACCTCTGCCTAGTAAACCAACAATAGAAAATCCTTCTGCTGCTGCATCTTTAAGCACTACTTTTGATCCGCCAAAAGCTTTTAATCATATTCGTAGCCAAGTAAATTTTGGCCCTCATTGGGCTGGCTCTCCTGCAATTAAAGAAGTTCGTAACTATTTAACCCAAGAATTAGCTAGTTATGGTTTAACAGTTCATCAAGATGCTTTTATGGCACAAACCCCTAACCCTAAATTTCCTACAGTAGAAATGGTTAATTTAATTGCAGAAATACCTGGCAAGAAAAAAGATATTGTTATATTAGCTAGTCACTATGATACTAAGTGGTTTCCTGAGGAAGATTTTCTTGGTGCAAATGATGGTGGTTCTAGTACAGGAGTTTTACTTGAACTAGCTCGTGTATTAGCTAAATCTAATCCAGAGTATACATTATGGCTAGTATTCTTTGATGGTGAAGAAGCAATGAATATAGAATGGCAAGGTACAGACCATACTTATGGCTCAACTCATTTACTAAATAAATTGCGTATAGAAAAAAAGCTAAGTAATATTAGAGCTATGGTCTTACTGGATATGATTGGAGATAAAGAACTTAATATTTGTCGTGATGAATCTTCTACAGGCTGGTTAAAAAATATTATTTACTCTACAGCAGAAGAACTTGGTTATCAGAAGTCTTTTCCAAATGAAACTTGTGATATAGAAGATGACCACACACCCTTTTTGCGTGCTGGTGTTGCGGCTGTAGATATTATCGATTTTGACTATGGCCCGGATAATGATTTTTGGCATACTAAAGAAGATTCTTTAGACAAAATAAGCCTAGAAAGTCTTAAGACTGTCGGGGATACTGTATTAAACAGTCTTCCTAAAATATTTAACTATTTAAATAAAACTACTAAGTAA